A single Melopsittacus undulatus isolate bMelUnd1 chromosome 11, bMelUnd1.mat.Z, whole genome shotgun sequence DNA region contains:
- the POLE3 gene encoding DNA polymerase epsilon subunit 3 — protein MAERPEDLNLPNAVITRIIKEALPDGVNISKEARSAISRAASVFVLYATSCANNFAMKGKRKTLNAGDVLSAMEEMEFQRFVAPLKESLEVYRREQKGKKEARKDKDKKADSEEQDKSREEENDDDDERMDEEEQNDEEEVDN, from the exons ATGGCGGAGAGACCGGAGGACCTGAACCTGCCCAACGCCGTCATCACCCGCATCATCAAGGAGGCG cttcctGATGGAGTCAACATTTCCAAGGAAGCTCGAAGTGCGATATCTCGAGCAGCGAGTGTGTTTGTGCTTTATGCAACATCATG TGCAAATAACTTTGCcatgaaagggaagaggaagaccCTGAATGCTGGTGACGTTCTCTCTGCCATGGAGGAGATGGAGTTCCAGCGATTTGTAGCCCCTCTGAAGGAATCACTGGAAG TTTACAGGCgtgaacagaaaggaaagaaagaagcaaggaaAGACAAAGACAAGAAGGCAGACTCAGAGGAGCAGGATAAGAGCCGAGAGGAAGAGAATGATGACGATGATGAAAGGATGGATGAAGAAGAGCAGAATGATGAGGAAGAGGTGGACAACTGA